The sequence below is a genomic window from Candidatus Omnitrophota bacterium.
TGTGTTTTTATATCAAGCGGATAAATCAATGCTATAGTAAGAAGCCTGCCCTCTATGCTTACCGGGACAAAACGATAGTGCCACGCGAATTTATAAGGAATGACTTCCGACAAGCGTTTATCTATCTTGATTGAATTAATCTCTAAATAAGGCAGGCCAAGATCAGATGACAGATTCTTTATGATACTTGTTTCATTGACTAAATTCTCTTTCACCAAAAGGCCAAGAACCGATTTATCAGATGACGCGTTATTCCTGATAAGCCTTGATAAAACATCCTCTGGAACTATGGCATTCTTGCGCACATAAGATAAGATTATTTCATCAAATTTTGAGTTCATAAATTCTAAAAGGTTAATCTTTCACTTTTCCGATCATATAGAAATTCTTGGCATCCACTTTATCCATCCTGCCGTCAATAATCTTAGCGCAACTTTCTATCAAATCAGGGATCGTCACATATTCGCCTTTTTTACCAATATATATTTCTCCGACAACAAACGGCTGGGTCATAAAATTAATCATTTTCTCCGCGCGGGTATAAGAGCTCCTGTCTTCTTTGGATAACTCTTCAAGGCCTATAACCTGGACTATCTTATAAAGCTGCCTGTACTTATTAAGCAAAAATATCACCTGCTGCGAGATATCATAATGTTTTCTCCCCACAATATTATAGTCAAGGTTAGTACATGAGCCTGTCAACGGGTCTATGGCAGGATAAATACCTTTCTGGACTAATTCACGGGAAAGAGTAATAACTGAATCCAGGTAACTAAATATCGCAACGACTGCCGGATCAGTGAAGTCATCTGCCGGAACATATACCGCCTGAAACGCCGTGATAGAACCCCCTCCTTCTATGGAGCGAATACGCTCTTGAACCGCGGCTACTTCTGAAGCAAGTGTCGGCTGGTAGCCGGTTTCTGAAGGAACGCGCCCCAAAAGTGTTGATACTTCAGCGCCTCCCTGCACAAACCTGAATATATTGTCCATAAATAAAAGCACATCTTTGTTCTTAGACGCCAGATATTCTGCCATAGTAATCCCGGTATTCACCACTTCATAACGCGCTCCTGGAGGCTGGTCCATCTGCCCAAAGGCCAGCATTACCTTATCTAAAAGATTGTGCTCCTTTAGCTCATAATAAAGTTCGTTTCCCTCGCGGATACGCTCTCCTATTCCGCAAAACACGCACGCGCCGCTATGCTTACTGACAATATTATTAATAAGTTCCAAGATAATAACTGACTTACCGCAGCCGGCTCCCCCTAAGACTCCAGTTTTACTGCCCTTTACCAAAGGATATAATAAATCAATGACCTTGATGCCAGTCTCCAAAACCTCGGGCTTTGAACCCAGCTTATCGCATATATTAAAAACATTCTTTGGCACAGGCCTGCGGATAGGATGTTTTACTCCGGTATCAATAATAGGCCCTTTATCTAAAGGTTTTCCGGACACGTCCACAACCCTGCCAAACAATTCATCCCCGATAGGTATTTTAACCGAAGAGCCCGTATCAAAAACATCCGCGTTTTTCTGTAAATTAAGCGTTGAAGACAAAGATATGCATCTGGCGCGCGTACTTGTAATATGCTCTGCCACCTCCATCAATACTTCGCGGCCATCAAAAGTCTTGGTGGTAAGCAGGATAAAAAGCGAAGGGGTAGTCTTGCTGGGAGGAAACTCCACGTCTACAACCGGGCCCTGCACAGCGACTATCTTGCCAGGAATAGGATCCACAGACAAAGAATCTGTCGCAGGCTGCTCTACAGGAGCTTGCGCTTTTTCTTTTTCTAATCCGTCTTGCGTGATAGCGCTGTCTTCGGGTTTATTGTCAATATTTGGCATATTATGCTGATTTAGTATTTACCATCCGCGAAGCAAAAACCTCGGCCAAGCTTTTTGATATGTCTGATTTGCGCGATTTCTTAACAGCAACGCCTAATAGAAGTTTTTCTTTCTTAAGCCTATCTCCCGCTGATTCCAACTGTTGGACCTGCGCGGCAAACCCGGAACACTCGCAATTCATAAGAAGCTCATAGATCCTGCAGGTAAGCCAAAGCGAAGCTAAATACCCTAAGATATCATTTTTATCTGACTCCACAACAACATGCTCTATGGATTCCTCTTTTGGCTCTTCTTTATTATCTACAGGAAAAGCCTCCGTTGAGGGGAATAATACCGCAACTTTTGGCCTGATTAAATTAATATTTATCGCAAAAGGATAAACCGCGACAATTTTACCGATCCTGCCCTCCATAACTTCATTAATAATATAATCCTTGGTATTGATGCTGGTTTTATAATTGCCATTCTTATGTATATCGGTCACAACATGCACTTTTTTTGTC
It includes:
- the atpD gene encoding F0F1 ATP synthase subunit beta; amino-acid sequence: MPNIDNKPEDSAITQDGLEKEKAQAPVEQPATDSLSVDPIPGKIVAVQGPVVDVEFPPSKTTPSLFILLTTKTFDGREVLMEVAEHITSTRARCISLSSTLNLQKNADVFDTGSSVKIPIGDELFGRVVDVSGKPLDKGPIIDTGVKHPIRRPVPKNVFNICDKLGSKPEVLETGIKVIDLLYPLVKGSKTGVLGGAGCGKSVIILELINNIVSKHSGACVFCGIGERIREGNELYYELKEHNLLDKVMLAFGQMDQPPGARYEVVNTGITMAEYLASKNKDVLLFMDNIFRFVQGGAEVSTLLGRVPSETGYQPTLASEVAAVQERIRSIEGGGSITAFQAVYVPADDFTDPAVVAIFSYLDSVITLSRELVQKGIYPAIDPLTGSCTNLDYNIVGRKHYDISQQVIFLLNKYRQLYKIVQVIGLEELSKEDRSSYTRAEKMINFMTQPFVVGEIYIGKKGEYVTIPDLIESCAKIIDGRMDKVDAKNFYMIGKVKD
- a CDS encoding F0F1 ATP synthase subunit gamma; translated protein: MSKTKKLKIDYDDTAEILDLILILKDIATTLFQKSAKSKQILIDFVTYFTDFFKMASFFGTDHPLVHPKSNATAILVVSSESAFMGDMNSRLIRSMQAEADKNNANDIIVLGNKAGEKIKAVLGKTKKVHVVTDIHKNGNYKTSINTKDYIINEVMEGRIGKIVAVYPFAININLIRPKVAVLFPSTEAFPVDNKEEPKEESIEHVVVESDKNDILGYLASLWLTCRIYELLMNCECSGFAAQVQQLESAGDRLKKEKLLLGVAVKKSRKSDISKSLAEVFASRMVNTKSA